The region GTCCGCGAGCGGCAGACCGTGCGGATCGAATACGCGCGTCTCGGCTCCGAGGCGGCGCAGAATGCGCTCGGCCTCCAGCGTCAGGAGCCGGCTGAACGAAGTGGGACGCAACGACCCGTAGAGCAGCAGAATGCGCGGCGCGTGCGCGGAGATCGTATGCGGTTCCAGCTTTTGATGATCCACTGTGTGGAAATGTGGATCGCGGAGATTGGGCAAGGTGTCCGGCACTACTTCACCCTTCGTCCAGCCTGGTCGATAACCTGCTCGCCGTCTTCCTTCGCGAACGCCCCTTGCTGTCCGGCGGGCAGGAGATCGAGTACGCGCTCCGATGGACGGCACAAGCGAACGCCGAGCGGCGTCACGACGATCGGACGATTGATCAGAATGGGATGCGCAAGCATTGCGTCGAGCAACTGCGCGTCGCTCAGGCTCGGATCGCCGAGCCCGAGTTCGGCGTACGGTGTGCCTTTTTCGCGCAGCAGATCGCGCGTGCTCAGGCCGGCGCGTTCGATCAACTGTTCGAGCGTGTCCCGCGTGGGCGGGTGCTTCAGATATTCGATGATGTCGGGCTCGATACCCGCGTTACGAATCATCGCCAGCGTGTTGCGTGACGTGCCGCAATCCGGGTTGTGATAGATCGTGACGTTCATGCGTTGGCTCCTGCGATGGCCCGTCCTGCCTCGTACCACTGTCGCGAGCGGTTCACCACGCCGACGACCAGCAACATCACGGGCACTTCAATCAGTACGCCGACGACGGTGGCCAGCGCTGCGCCCGAATGGAATCCGAACAGGCTGATCGCCGTGGAGACCGCGAGTTCGAAGAAGTTGCTCGCGCCGATCAGGCTCGACGGTCCCGCGACGCAATGCGCGACGCCGAGCCGTCGATTGAGCAGATAGGCGAGGGCAGAATTGAAGAACACCTGGATCAGAATCGGGACGGCGAGCATCGCAATGACGAGCGGTGCATCGACGATCGCCTGACCTTGAAACGCGAATAGCAAGACCAACGTCGCCAGTAACGCGCCGATCGAAAATGGCGCGATGCGTGCGATGGTTTTCAGCAGATGTGCCTCGCCGCGTTTGAGCAGCCGGCGGCGCAGCAGTTGGGCGAGGCCGACCGGCACGACGATATACAGGCCGACCGATACCAGCAAGGTGTCCCACGGCACGCTGATCGCCGACAAGCCAAGCAGTAGTGCGACCAGCGGCGCGAAGGCCACGATCATGATGGAATCGTTCAACGCCACCTGGGAGAGCGTGAAATACGGGTCGCCCTTGCAGAGTTGCGACCAGACGAACACCATCGCGGTGCAGGGCGCGGCGGCGAGCAGAATCAGTCCCGCAATGTAGCTGTCGTGCTGGCCGGCCGGTAGCCACGCTGCGAACACGTGACGGATGAAGAGCCAGGCGAGCAGCGCCATTGAAAACGGTTTGACCAGCCAGTTGACGGCCAGCGTGACGCCAATGCCGCGCCATTCGTTTCTGACTTGTGCCACGGCGGCGAAGTCGATTTTCAGCAGCATCGGCACGATCATGATCCAGATCAGGAGACCGACGGGCAGATTGACGTGCGCGAGTTCCATGCTGCCGATAGCCTGAAACAACCACGGCAGCGCTTGACCCAGCACGATGCCGCCGCCGATGCACAGCACCACCCATACCGTGAGATAGCGTTCGAAGAAACCGATGCTCGCCGGCGTGTCGCGCGGCGGTTTCGAAGTCGCGGCGTTCATTTTTCGCAGCACCCTGGAAGGGTGTTGGCGCTGCAGGAGGCACCCGCGCAGCAGTTCTCCGTGAGGAAGCCGATCAGATCCGTCATGGTGTCGAAATTCGCCGAATATAGAACGAAGCGGCCATCCGGACGAGAATCGACGAGCCCCGCGTGGGACAAGTCCTTCAAATGGAAGGACAGACTCGACGGGGATAGACCCAACTGCTGCGCGATTTCTCCGGCCGCGATGCCATCGGGCCCTGCCACGACCAGCAGACGGAAAATCGCGAGCCGCGATTCATGAGCGAGTGCGCCGAGCGCGCGTACAACGAGGTTCGAGTCCATGGAGAGAACGATACGCGATTCATTTCGATATTTCAAGAGTTGTTGAAATGATAGTGGGTGTGAATACAATGTTTGACTGCAGATACCGCCTACCTGTGACCGACGATCGCGGCGACGCTTGCCTCGCTTCGGCGCGTCCCAAGTTGCACCGCCCCCGAATCGAATAATCCAATGACCGTCACCATCCGCACCGAACATCCCGCCGACATCACAGCGATCGAACAACTCACCCGCGCCGCGTTCGCGGATGCGCCGCACACGAGCGGCACCGAACAGGCCATCGTGAATGCATTGCGGCGGGCGGGACAATTGTCGCTATCGCTTGTCGCGCAGCGGGGCGGCGACATCGTCGGACATGTCGCGCTGTCTCCCGTGTCGGTCTCAGATGGCACGGGCAACTGGTTCGGCCTTGCGCCGGTGTCGGTGCTGCCTGCGTGTCAGCGCGAAGGTATCGGCTCGCGTTTGATCCAAGCCGCGCTCGCGCATTTGCGGCAGACGGGCGCGGGCGGTTGCGTGGTGCTCGGCGATCCGGGCTATTACGGGCGTTTCGGTTTTGTGGCCGAGCCTCGGCTTGTGCTGCCGGGCGTACCCGCCGAGTACTTCCAGTCGATCTTGCTCGATGGCGCGTGGCCCAATGGCGAAGTGAGCTATCACGAGTCGTTCAACGCCACGCAATAGCCCGCAACGCGCGGCGCTTGACCGCGCGAGTCGTCAGTTGCCGAACAGCGATCCTTGCGCGTCGTGATCCGGCGCAGGACGGGTGGCTTTAGCGCGGGTTCTCTCGTCGCCCGCGCCCTTGCCCTTGCCGTCGGCCTTCGACACATCCGCGTTCTTCTCTCCCTTCAGCACGACGGCGGCGTCCCGCGCCGCCGCCGTTGCGTTCGAAGGCCGCGCACCGGCGCCATCCGCCGCTGCCTCCAGCGACGTCTGCCCCGCTTCGAGCGACAGCAGCAACATCTTGTTCGCCAGCCCGCCCGCGAAGCCGGTCAACTCGCCGGACGCGCCGATCACGCGATGACACGGCGCCACGATCGAAATTGGATTCCTGCCGTTCGCCGCGCCGACCGCGCGCACGGCATTGACATTGCCGACCTGCACCGCGATTTCCGAATAGCTGCGCGTTTGCCCGAACGGAATCGTCAGCAGCGCGTGCCACACTTTCTTCTGAAACTCGGTGCCCTGAAAATCGAGCGCGAGATCGAACGCCTGGCGACGGCCGGCGAAATACTCGTTCAGTTGCCGCTCGGTGTCGAGCAGGATCGGCCGGTCGTTCTCCTCGACCATTGCGTCGAGCCGGACCCGGTTCGGCTTGTCGTGCTCCCACAGAATCGCGGCGAGCCGTTCGCCCCGGGCGACGAGCTTCAATTGCCCCACGGGCGAATCCATCAACTTGTATGCGTACGTCACGGTGCTGCTCCTGGTTTTCGCTTTCGACTTCATGGAGAAGCATGACAGATGTCCGCGTCGAACGGGGCGCGTTGCTGACAATCACCCGATTAGCGCCGGACATCGCCCTCATTTCCGTCGATCGCGGTCCCGCGCCTGACGCTAAGCTTTCGTTGAAAATATTTCCATGACGCGGGCTTGGTCGAACCACAATCTATGAACGTTACAACATCCGACGACTTCATCGGCGTGCTGCCGAATCATCGTCTGTCGAAGCTTTTTATCGTGCTGGGTTACCGCGACGGCACGTTCTCCGCGATCCCGAACAAGTTCTTTCGCGACTGGACGGACGAGGAGCCGCCGCACGGCACGTTCAACATCGGCCGTTGCACGTGCCTGGGCGTGGGCTCGATCGCGAAGTACGACGCCGGTCTGCAAAATCTGAGCGTCGGCAAGTACGTGTCGGGCGGCCTGCGCGTCAAATTTCTGCTGAACGGTCAGCACGAAATCCGCACGATCTCGACGTCGATGTTCGCGTTCCAGGAAGTCGGACTGTCGAGTCCGCCCCAGCCGCAACACAGCGACATGATCGTGCACAACGACGTGTGGATCGGCGACGAGACGATGATTCTCGGCGGCAGCGTGATCGAAAGCGGCTGCGTGCTCGGCGCGCGTGCGCTGATACCGCCGAATTTCCGTACCGAGCCCTACGGCATCTATGTCGGTTCGCCCGCGCGCCTGGTGCGTTTCCGTTTCCCCGAGAAGGTCCGCGAAAAACTGCTGGAACTGAAGTGGTGGGACCAGCCGCTGGCATGGCTGAAGAAGCACAATCAGGCGTTCCTCACCGACCTGAGCGCGGACGAAGGGCGCGCGCTGGAAATCCTCACCGAATTGCAGCGCGACCAGGTCGATCAAGCGACGGCC is a window of Paraburkholderia sp. D15 DNA encoding:
- the arsC gene encoding arsenate reductase (glutaredoxin) (This arsenate reductase requires both glutathione and glutaredoxin to convert arsenate to arsenite, after which the efflux transporter formed by ArsA and ArsB can extrude the arsenite from the cell, providing resistance.); protein product: MNVTIYHNPDCGTSRNTLAMIRNAGIEPDIIEYLKHPPTRDTLEQLIERAGLSTRDLLREKGTPYAELGLGDPSLSDAQLLDAMLAHPILINRPIVVTPLGVRLCRPSERVLDLLPAGQQGAFAKEDGEQVIDQAGRRVK
- the arsB gene encoding ACR3 family arsenite efflux transporter, with translation MNAATSKPPRDTPASIGFFERYLTVWVVLCIGGGIVLGQALPWLFQAIGSMELAHVNLPVGLLIWIMIVPMLLKIDFAAVAQVRNEWRGIGVTLAVNWLVKPFSMALLAWLFIRHVFAAWLPAGQHDSYIAGLILLAAAPCTAMVFVWSQLCKGDPYFTLSQVALNDSIMIVAFAPLVALLLGLSAISVPWDTLLVSVGLYIVVPVGLAQLLRRRLLKRGEAHLLKTIARIAPFSIGALLATLVLLFAFQGQAIVDAPLVIAMLAVPILIQVFFNSALAYLLNRRLGVAHCVAGPSSLIGASNFFELAVSTAISLFGFHSGAALATVVGVLIEVPVMLLVVGVVNRSRQWYEAGRAIAGANA
- a CDS encoding metalloregulator ArsR/SmtB family transcription factor encodes the protein MDSNLVVRALGALAHESRLAIFRLLVVAGPDGIAAGEIAQQLGLSPSSLSFHLKDLSHAGLVDSRPDGRFVLYSANFDTMTDLIGFLTENCCAGASCSANTLPGCCEK
- a CDS encoding N-acetyltransferase translates to MTVTIRTEHPADITAIEQLTRAAFADAPHTSGTEQAIVNALRRAGQLSLSLVAQRGGDIVGHVALSPVSVSDGTGNWFGLAPVSVLPACQREGIGSRLIQAALAHLRQTGAGGCVVLGDPGYYGRFGFVAEPRLVLPGVPAEYFQSILLDGAWPNGEVSYHESFNATQ
- a CDS encoding methylated-DNA--[protein]-cysteine S-methyltransferase; translation: MTYAYKLMDSPVGQLKLVARGERLAAILWEHDKPNRVRLDAMVEENDRPILLDTERQLNEYFAGRRQAFDLALDFQGTEFQKKVWHALLTIPFGQTRSYSEIAVQVGNVNAVRAVGAANGRNPISIVAPCHRVIGASGELTGFAGGLANKMLLLSLEAGQTSLEAAADGAGARPSNATAAARDAAVVLKGEKNADVSKADGKGKGAGDERTRAKATRPAPDHDAQGSLFGN
- a CDS encoding acetyltransferase produces the protein MNVTTSDDFIGVLPNHRLSKLFIVLGYRDGTFSAIPNKFFRDWTDEEPPHGTFNIGRCTCLGVGSIAKYDAGLQNLSVGKYVSGGLRVKFLLNGQHEIRTISTSMFAFQEVGLSSPPQPQHSDMIVHNDVWIGDETMILGGSVIESGCVLGARALIPPNFRTEPYGIYVGSPARLVRFRFPEKVREKLLELKWWDQPLAWLKKHNQAFLTDLSADEGRALEILTELQRDQVDQATA